The Kordia sp. SMS9 genome window below encodes:
- a CDS encoding PH domain-containing protein, whose translation MKVDLLVKFSVTKELLGDNKLEKIKDIVVDGETILLAYTHVRDKVWFTNKRLITMDAKGLTGKKKEFHSFPYSKITSFSIETAGTFDGDSDFKIWVSGFGVFEIKFHKNLDIKRIGKFLSEKIL comes from the coding sequence ATGAAAGTAGATTTACTAGTAAAGTTTAGTGTGACGAAGGAATTACTTGGTGATAATAAATTAGAAAAGATAAAGGACATAGTTGTAGATGGCGAAACTATTTTATTGGCATACACACATGTACGTGACAAAGTATGGTTTACCAATAAGAGATTGATTACAATGGATGCCAAAGGCTTAACTGGAAAAAAGAAAGAATTTCACTCTTTTCCTTACTCAAAAATTACTTCCTTTTCAATTGAAACCGCTGGCACATTTGATGGAGATAGCGATTTTAAAATATGGGTTAGTGGTTTTGGAGTCTTTGAAATTAAGTTTCATAAAAACTTAGATATCAAAAGAATTGGAAAATTTTTGAGTGAAAAAATTTTATAA
- the cas2 gene encoding CRISPR-associated endonuclease Cas2 encodes MQLDTNRYNAYRIMWVLVFFDLPTETKKERRAASQFRKKLIDDGFTMFQFSIYLRHCPSRENSKVHTKRVKRMLPKQGKVCILEITDKQFEKMELFHGVKEVDIPQPVQQLELF; translated from the coding sequence ATGCAACTGGATACAAATCGTTATAACGCATACAGAATCATGTGGGTATTAGTATTTTTTGATTTACCGACGGAAACTAAAAAAGAACGTCGTGCCGCCTCACAATTTCGTAAAAAATTGATTGATGATGGCTTTACGATGTTTCAATTCTCTATATATCTTCGCCATTGTCCAAGCAGAGAAAACTCTAAAGTCCACACAAAACGAGTCAAACGGATGCTGCCTAAACAGGGAAAAGTCTGTATTTTAGAAATAACCGACAAACAATTTGAAAAAATGGAATTATTTCATGGTGTAAAAGAGGTTGATATTCCGCAACCTGTACAGCAATTAGAATTATTCTAG
- the cas9 gene encoding type II CRISPR RNA-guided endonuclease Cas9 (Cas9, originally named Csn1, is the large, multifunctional signature protein of type II CRISPR/Cas systems. It is well known even to general audiences because its RNA-guided endonuclease activity has made it a popular tool for custom editing of eukaryotic genomes.): MKKVLGLDLGTNSIGWALVKEAEEKNEHSSIIKLGVRVIRYDNFNKVDKVGNVSESKNPIDDFKSGKGLSPNAKRTKSRSARRNLQRFKLRRKNLIEILVKYSIINKDTLLTESGKNTTHQTLELRSKSAKEKIPLEAFARVLLAINKKRGYKSSRKVKSEDEGVSVDGMAIAKEIYEKQLTPGHYVYKSLQNGKKYIPDFYQSDLQAEFDTVWNKQKHFYPATLTDEFYKKLKGQGQQNSRKLFLAVHQVYTAENKGKRDEKKLQHYKWRSEAITKQLSIEEVAYVLVEINNNINKSSGYLGAISDRSKELYFNNETVGEYLYNKLLENPHVSLKNQVFYRQDYLDEFETIWETQAKYHKELTNKLKEEIRDIVIFYQRKLKSQKHLISECQFEKHHKVIPKSSPLFQEFKIWQNLNHLVFKNTQTKEEVSFVDLDEETRHLVFEELNLKGSLKMKNVKNIIGFKAPNYWKANFDDIEGNRTNEGLFNAYKAIAEDLGYGFNWEKKTAYEIKTELKAIFVEAKINTDILQFDTDTEGNTFDKQKSYQLWHILYSAEDTDKASEEDKLVYGNIHTKLKKKLNQKFGFEATYGSLLTNISFQQDYGNLSAKAIKKILPHLKSGNSFSQACALNGYNHSNALTKEESENRNLKDKLTILPKNSLRNPVVEKILNQMVNLINQVIDAYGKPKEVRIELARELKKSAKQRDELTKHINDATLINQNIRVILQKEFGVKHPTRNDIIRYKLYEELKDNGYKTLFTNQYIPRERLFTGETEIEHIIPKAILFDDSFSNKTLAYSDVNRKKGDSTALDFIANIYSDELENYKARVEALHKAKKISKGKYKKLLMARKDLPNDFIERDLRNSQYIAKKATQMLQEVFRTVTPTSGRITDKLREDWNLINVMQELNLPKYKTLGLTETQERKKGNTVERIIDWTKRNDHRHHAMDALTVAFTTNRHIQYLNNLNTAHGLDGSEIDHEKSKLYRIKKDITKLYKSGNTQKRKFIPPSNNFRSEAKKHLETILISFKNKNKVVSKNKNRIKTGEKGVTYEKVQLTPRGQLHKETVYGHVKKEIITTEKVSNKFTIEKIQWVTKPSYRKALLKRLETYENNPKKAFSGKNSLQKNPLYIDSISGKKVPESVKLKSFQDVYVIRKEVNPENFTNSKSLEKIIDVGIRRILQKRLEKYGEKAKEAFSNLDKNPIWRDDKKKVAIKKVRIEALKNAESLHTKKDHTGHEMLNETGKNTPVDFVSTGNNHHVAIYCDSDGKLHDEVVSFYEAVSRVNLGIPIIDESLNSHLGWKFLFTMKQNEMFVFPSDEFNPKEVDLENPKNNKFISKHLFRVQKFSKVTYGNSAVRDYVFRHHLETELIDKKELKGIAYYQLKSIGMLEKLVKVRINHIGKIVQVGEY; the protein is encoded by the coding sequence ATGAAGAAAGTTTTAGGATTAGATTTAGGGACAAATTCTATTGGTTGGGCTTTGGTTAAAGAAGCAGAAGAGAAAAATGAACACTCAAGTATTATAAAATTAGGAGTTCGGGTAATACGGTATGATAATTTTAATAAAGTAGATAAAGTAGGTAATGTTTCTGAATCCAAGAATCCAATAGATGATTTCAAGTCTGGTAAAGGTCTTTCTCCTAATGCTAAAAGAACAAAAAGTAGAAGTGCCCGAAGAAATTTACAACGATTTAAACTAAGAAGAAAAAATCTTATTGAAATTTTAGTAAAGTATTCTATCATAAATAAAGATACATTACTCACCGAAAGTGGAAAAAACACAACACATCAGACTCTAGAGTTACGCTCTAAATCAGCTAAAGAAAAAATACCTTTAGAAGCTTTTGCACGAGTTTTATTGGCAATTAATAAAAAAAGAGGATATAAAAGTAGTAGAAAGGTAAAAAGTGAAGATGAAGGGGTTTCCGTTGACGGAATGGCTATTGCTAAAGAAATATACGAAAAACAACTTACGCCTGGTCATTATGTATATAAGTCACTTCAAAATGGTAAAAAGTATATTCCAGATTTTTATCAATCAGACTTACAAGCGGAATTTGATACAGTTTGGAATAAACAAAAACATTTTTATCCAGCGACTCTTACAGATGAGTTTTATAAAAAACTCAAAGGACAAGGACAACAAAACTCACGAAAATTGTTTTTAGCTGTACATCAAGTTTATACTGCTGAAAATAAAGGTAAACGGGATGAAAAAAAATTACAACACTATAAATGGCGTAGTGAAGCCATAACCAAACAACTTTCTATTGAAGAAGTAGCGTATGTGTTAGTTGAAATTAATAATAATATTAATAAATCAAGTGGGTATTTAGGCGCAATAAGTGATCGTAGTAAAGAATTATATTTTAATAATGAAACTGTTGGAGAATATTTATACAATAAACTATTAGAAAACCCACATGTTTCACTAAAGAATCAAGTATTCTATCGACAAGATTATTTGGATGAATTTGAAACTATATGGGAAACTCAAGCAAAATATCACAAAGAACTTACTAATAAGCTAAAAGAAGAAATTCGTGATATTGTTATTTTTTATCAACGCAAACTTAAATCACAAAAGCATTTGATTTCAGAATGTCAATTTGAAAAACACCATAAAGTAATTCCTAAGTCCTCGCCTTTATTTCAAGAATTTAAAATATGGCAAAACCTTAATCATTTAGTATTTAAAAATACTCAAACCAAAGAAGAAGTTTCTTTTGTAGACTTAGATGAAGAAACAAGACACCTTGTTTTTGAGGAATTGAATCTGAAAGGTAGCTTAAAAATGAAAAACGTTAAAAATATCATTGGTTTTAAAGCACCTAACTATTGGAAAGCAAATTTTGATGATATAGAAGGTAATCGCACTAATGAAGGATTGTTTAATGCTTACAAAGCAATTGCAGAAGATTTAGGATATGGTTTTAATTGGGAGAAGAAAACTGCGTACGAAATAAAAACAGAACTCAAAGCAATATTTGTAGAAGCTAAGATAAACACCGATATTTTACAGTTTGATACTGATACAGAAGGAAACACTTTTGATAAGCAAAAAAGCTATCAATTATGGCATATACTGTATTCGGCAGAAGACACTGACAAAGCTTCGGAAGAAGATAAATTAGTGTATGGAAATATTCATACCAAACTCAAAAAGAAATTAAATCAAAAGTTTGGTTTTGAAGCTACTTATGGAAGTTTATTGACCAATATTTCTTTTCAGCAAGATTATGGAAATCTAAGTGCAAAAGCCATTAAAAAAATACTTCCGCACTTGAAAAGTGGAAACAGTTTTTCACAAGCTTGCGCATTGAATGGGTATAATCATTCCAATGCTTTAACGAAAGAAGAAAGTGAAAATAGAAATTTGAAGGATAAACTAACAATATTACCTAAAAATAGTTTACGAAATCCTGTAGTTGAAAAGATTCTCAATCAAATGGTCAATTTGATAAATCAAGTAATTGATGCCTATGGAAAACCTAAAGAAGTTCGTATTGAACTGGCAAGAGAACTCAAAAAATCAGCTAAACAAAGAGATGAATTGACAAAGCATATCAATGATGCCACACTAATAAATCAAAATATTAGAGTGATACTTCAAAAAGAGTTTGGTGTCAAACATCCAACTAGAAACGATATAATTCGATATAAACTCTATGAAGAATTAAAAGATAATGGATACAAAACGCTTTTCACGAATCAATACATTCCGAGAGAACGATTATTTACTGGAGAGACTGAAATAGAACATATTATTCCAAAAGCAATTTTGTTTGATGATTCTTTTTCAAACAAAACATTGGCTTATAGTGATGTAAATAGAAAAAAAGGAGATTCAACTGCACTGGATTTTATAGCTAATATATATTCTGACGAATTAGAAAATTATAAAGCACGAGTAGAAGCTTTGCACAAAGCAAAAAAAATCAGTAAAGGAAAGTATAAAAAATTATTGATGGCAAGAAAGGATTTGCCAAACGACTTTATTGAAAGAGATTTAAGAAACAGTCAATATATAGCCAAAAAAGCCACACAGATGCTTCAAGAAGTTTTTAGAACCGTAACGCCTACGAGTGGTAGAATTACCGATAAATTACGGGAAGATTGGAATCTTATAAATGTCATGCAAGAATTGAATTTACCTAAATATAAAACACTTGGGCTAACGGAAACTCAAGAACGTAAAAAAGGGAATACAGTAGAACGAATCATTGATTGGACTAAACGAAATGATCATCGCCATCATGCAATGGATGCGTTAACAGTAGCTTTTACTACAAACAGACACATCCAATACTTAAATAATCTAAACACAGCACATGGACTTGATGGCTCTGAAATTGATCATGAAAAAAGCAAGTTGTATAGGATAAAGAAAGACATTACTAAATTATATAAAAGTGGAAATACCCAAAAACGCAAGTTCATTCCTCCATCAAATAATTTTAGGAGTGAAGCAAAAAAACACTTGGAAACGATCTTAATATCCTTCAAAAACAAAAATAAAGTCGTTAGCAAAAACAAAAACAGAATAAAAACTGGAGAAAAAGGTGTTACCTACGAAAAAGTTCAATTAACACCGCGTGGTCAGTTACATAAAGAAACCGTCTACGGACATGTAAAAAAAGAAATAATAACAACAGAAAAAGTTTCAAATAAATTTACGATAGAAAAAATACAATGGGTTACTAAGCCTAGTTATCGGAAAGCTTTATTAAAACGCTTAGAGACATACGAAAACAATCCTAAAAAAGCTTTTTCAGGAAAAAACAGTTTGCAAAAAAATCCTTTGTATATAGATAGTATTTCGGGTAAGAAAGTTCCTGAATCTGTAAAATTGAAATCCTTTCAAGATGTCTATGTTATTCGAAAAGAGGTAAATCCTGAAAATTTTACGAATTCCAAAAGTTTAGAAAAAATTATAGATGTTGGTATACGTCGAATTTTACAAAAAAGACTTGAAAAATATGGGGAAAAAGCTAAGGAAGCTTTTTCAAACCTTGATAAAAATCCTATTTGGAGAGATGATAAAAAAAAGGTTGCTATCAAAAAAGTACGCATAGAAGCACTCAAAAATGCAGAATCATTACATACTAAAAAAGATCATACAGGACATGAAATGCTTAATGAGACAGGAAAAAACACCCCTGTAGACTTTGTGAGTACAGGAAATAATCATCATGTTGCAATCTACTGCGATAGTGATGGGAAATTACATGATGAAGTAGTGTCTTTTTACGAAGCTGTTTCACGGGTTAATTTAGGTATCCCAATAATTGACGAGTCTCTTAACTCGCATTTGGGCTGGAAATTTTTATTCACTATGAAACAAAATGAAATGTTTGTATTTCCATCAGATGAATTTAATCCTAAAGAAGTTGATTTAGAAAATCCAAAAAATAATAAGTTTATTTCCAAACACCTTTTCAGAGTTCAAAAGTTTTCAAAAGTTACTTATGGTAATTCTGCTGTTAGAGATTATGTTTTTAGACATCATTTAGAGACAGAATTAATAGATAAAAAAGAATTAAAAGGAATTGCTTATTATCAATTAAAAAGTATAGGAATGCTTGAAAAACTGGTAAAAGTAAGAATCAATCATATTGGAAAAATTGTACAAGTAGGAGAATATTAA
- a CDS encoding PoNe immunity protein domain-containing protein, which translates to MDMLLQEMQEISHLKFNYICLMNDKLNIENLFSLKKDFIRIIEETEEKLRSNLISSDRIKTVKRVQVVKYINVFNFSYCIKSDNTFLKEKLEELLVRLPNYWIQEKVKVHHGRKRIELNQYYLDAYHQMLTIISLCILLDISKEKFSPIVELIDRDNVKDFLYENLIRYHFPNRKVIKEESYSKFLAIPKMNKRIVNILDEDDKTTLIKSIKSYLDKYWYKVHKDFSWYNSHINHPNSFYGYWAFEVAAIVKIKGLDDSSFKDNTYYPDRLV; encoded by the coding sequence ATGGATATGTTATTACAGGAGATGCAGGAGATTTCACACCTTAAATTTAATTATATTTGTTTGATGAATGATAAATTAAATATTGAAAATCTGTTCAGTCTAAAGAAAGATTTTATAAGAATAATAGAAGAAACAGAAGAGAAATTAAGAAGCAATCTCATTTCTTCGGATAGAATTAAAACAGTCAAGAGAGTACAAGTTGTTAAATATATAAACGTATTTAATTTTTCATATTGTATTAAATCTGATAACACTTTTTTGAAAGAAAAATTAGAAGAACTTCTTGTAAGATTACCTAATTATTGGATTCAAGAAAAAGTAAAAGTTCATCATGGAAGAAAAAGAATTGAATTAAATCAATACTATTTAGATGCGTACCATCAAATGTTGACTATTATTTCTTTATGTATTCTATTAGATATTTCAAAAGAAAAATTTTCTCCCATAGTTGAACTTATTGACAGAGACAACGTGAAAGATTTCCTTTATGAAAATCTTATAAGGTATCATTTTCCAAATCGAAAAGTGATAAAAGAAGAATCTTATTCTAAATTTTTGGCTATTCCAAAAATGAATAAACGGATAGTTAATATTTTAGATGAAGACGACAAAACTACTTTGATAAAAAGTATAAAGTCATATTTGGATAAATATTGGTATAAGGTTCATAAGGATTTTTCATGGTATAACAGTCATATCAATCATCCTAACTCCTTTTATGGCTATTGGGCATTTGAAGTGGCGGCTATTGTCAAAATTAAAGGTTTGGATGATAGTTCCTTTAAGGACAATACATATTATCCTGATAGATTAGTATAA
- a CDS encoding tetratricopeptide repeat-containing sensor histidine kinase translates to MKNKINSFLFFIIVSFLFGSEYLFSQSTNDSIAYYIAKVQDFNTVDDLIKARNYLEQKEIELKRTDLNRLYLIYHLSSADKAIGDFIKAENLLVEILDNIQQFKSSDYRDYYHKAYYLLLANIYRDQKNGEKAIELYNRAFEKAKIAHDSAVIYNNISNVFKDVSNYKKSEEVLKKAYPLIPRMIKQNDIAKIYDNLGFAMSMLGNKTGEEYMNKGLEIRLKINDYTGLHSSYTQLAIYYKKFKKDSLAKLYASKALNTSKNIGIPKYRKKALGLFLDFSDDVYIKEYKRLNDSLSDAEASMQNKYAMYRYDKAKSEAKALKAEKKVLESEFRMLMFAFLGGLIFIVAVFWIVTQRNRNKRHTLAEIYKTERNFSKKVHDELGNDIFYLMNQLQINPASLLEKEGLQILNGLNEIYVKARDISKKYTTIETGERYHDELLSLLNSFGSDTTKIVTNEIALDFWQSVSTLKKEQLYRVLQELLTNMKKHSKATLVGITFTKIKKQVIIKYVDNGKGATKKELLVKNGLENVENRIGEINGTITFETNPSHGFKAEIRFIQ, encoded by the coding sequence ATGAAAAATAAGATAAATTCGTTCCTCTTTTTTATTATTGTAAGTTTCCTTTTTGGAAGCGAATATCTGTTTAGTCAAAGTACTAATGATAGTATTGCGTATTATATAGCGAAAGTTCAAGACTTCAATACTGTTGATGATTTGATAAAGGCAAGAAATTATTTAGAACAGAAAGAAATTGAATTAAAAAGGACTGATTTAAATAGGTTGTATTTGATTTATCATTTATCAAGTGCTGATAAGGCAATTGGAGACTTTATTAAAGCAGAAAATCTTTTAGTCGAAATATTGGATAATATTCAACAGTTCAAATCTTCTGATTATAGAGATTATTATCATAAAGCTTATTATTTATTGTTAGCTAATATATACAGAGATCAAAAAAATGGTGAAAAAGCAATAGAACTTTATAACAGGGCTTTTGAGAAAGCTAAGATAGCACATGATAGTGCTGTCATTTATAATAATATCTCTAATGTTTTTAAAGATGTTTCTAACTACAAAAAATCTGAAGAAGTTCTAAAAAAAGCTTATCCTTTAATTCCTAGAATGATTAAGCAAAATGATATTGCAAAAATTTATGATAATTTAGGTTTTGCAATGTCCATGTTGGGAAATAAAACTGGAGAGGAGTATATGAATAAAGGACTAGAAATAAGACTCAAAATAAATGATTATACAGGATTACATTCTAGTTACACACAACTAGCGATATATTATAAAAAATTTAAAAAAGACTCTTTAGCTAAATTATATGCTTCCAAGGCTTTAAACACTAGTAAAAATATTGGAATTCCAAAATATAGAAAAAAAGCATTAGGATTATTTCTTGATTTTTCAGATGATGTATATATCAAAGAATACAAAAGATTGAATGATAGCTTATCAGATGCAGAAGCTTCAATGCAGAATAAGTACGCAATGTATAGATATGATAAAGCAAAATCGGAAGCTAAAGCTCTAAAAGCTGAAAAAAAGGTTTTAGAAAGTGAATTCAGAATGTTAATGTTCGCATTTCTAGGAGGATTAATATTTATAGTAGCCGTTTTTTGGATTGTTACTCAACGCAATCGAAATAAGCGACATACGCTTGCAGAAATCTATAAAACAGAACGCAATTTTTCTAAAAAAGTACATGACGAATTAGGAAATGATATTTTCTATTTAATGAATCAACTACAAATAAACCCAGCTTCTTTGTTGGAAAAAGAAGGCTTGCAAATTTTGAATGGATTAAACGAAATCTATGTAAAAGCTAGAGATATTTCTAAAAAGTATACCACCATAGAGACTGGAGAAAGATATCACGATGAGCTTCTCTCACTTTTAAATTCTTTTGGAAGTGATACTACTAAAATTGTAACGAATGAAATTGCATTAGACTTTTGGCAATCTGTTTCTACTTTAAAAAAGGAGCAATTGTATAGAGTGTTGCAGGAACTTCTTACCAATATGAAAAAACACAGTAAAGCTACGTTGGTAGGAATTACATTCACAAAAATAAAAAAGCAAGTCATCATCAAATATGTGGATAATGGAAAAGGAGCAACTAAAAAGGAACTTTTAGTGAAAAATGGTTTGGAAAATGTGGAAAACCGCATCGGTGAAATTAATGGAACTATTACTTTTGAAACGAATCCGAGTCATGGATTCAAAGCAGAAATACGATTTATTCAATAG
- the cas1 gene encoding type II CRISPR-associated endonuclease Cas1, with translation MIKRSIYIGSPAYLRLKQKQLVVENPEDKSIKGTIPIEDMALLMLDHYQITLSNQLLLKLQGNNVAIVSCDAHHLPFAVMLPLYGHTEHSDRIKHQLQASEPLKKQLWKQTVEQKIKNQQALLKLNNKPYEQMDLYWQNVKSGDTTNCEGKAAQHHWKHLFENFTRERHGYAPNNMLNFGYAVLRSIVARALVSSGLLPVLGIFHRNKYNPYCLADDIMEPYRPFVDKMVYNYVAQYGVPEKLSKDVKAYLLNIATQDVWIDGVERPLLVAVTTTTASLYKCYYGELQQIKYPELD, from the coding sequence ATGATAAAGCGTTCGATTTATATCGGTTCCCCCGCTTATTTAAGACTCAAACAAAAACAATTAGTCGTAGAAAATCCCGAAGATAAGAGCATCAAAGGAACCATTCCTATTGAGGATATGGCATTACTGATGCTCGATCATTATCAAATTACATTGAGCAACCAATTATTGCTAAAATTGCAAGGAAATAATGTGGCTATTGTAAGTTGTGATGCACATCATTTACCGTTCGCAGTGATGCTTCCTTTATATGGACATACGGAACATTCAGATAGAATCAAACATCAATTACAAGCTTCTGAACCCTTAAAAAAACAATTGTGGAAACAAACTGTGGAACAAAAAATCAAAAATCAACAGGCACTTTTAAAATTGAATAACAAGCCTTACGAACAAATGGATTTGTATTGGCAGAATGTAAAAAGTGGTGATACTACGAATTGTGAGGGTAAAGCTGCGCAGCATCATTGGAAACATTTATTTGAAAACTTTACAAGAGAGCGTCACGGTTATGCACCTAACAATATGTTGAATTTTGGATATGCTGTATTGCGTAGTATTGTGGCAAGAGCATTAGTGTCTAGTGGTTTACTGCCCGTATTGGGAATATTTCATCGTAACAAATACAATCCGTACTGCTTAGCAGATGATATCATGGAACCGTACAGACCTTTTGTAGATAAAATGGTATACAACTATGTAGCACAATATGGAGTTCCTGAAAAGCTTTCAAAAGATGTTAAAGCTTATCTTTTAAATATAGCGACTCAAGATGTATGGATTGATGGCGTAGAACGTCCGTTGCTAGTTGCTGTAACTACTACTACGGCTAGTTTGTACAAATGTTACTATGGAGAATTACAACAAATAAAATATCCTGAACTCGACTAA
- a CDS encoding response regulator, which produces MKFKKVLVAEDTDSSNIGLVYKLKEIGIETVESSQSCDNAILKLKKGIHEKRYFDLLISDLSFVSNTPNPKITTGEALIEEVKRLQPTIKIIAFSVNNQQTVIKHLINEIDIDSYVCKGLNGTKELLKAIELIQEDEKYLCPISSATLHQKNVFQLDDYEKQLLQLVARGLKQDEIAVYFQSKGISPNSRRSVEDRLSRLRDNFNASTTSQLIYLAQSLDLI; this is translated from the coding sequence ATGAAGTTCAAAAAAGTTTTAGTTGCAGAAGATACCGACAGTAGTAATATTGGTTTGGTATATAAGTTGAAAGAAATAGGAATCGAAACAGTGGAGTCATCACAATCTTGTGATAATGCTATTTTAAAGTTAAAAAAAGGGATACATGAAAAGCGATATTTCGATTTATTAATAAGCGATTTATCCTTTGTGTCGAATACCCCAAATCCAAAAATCACTACAGGAGAAGCACTTATTGAAGAAGTAAAACGACTGCAACCTACCATCAAAATCATTGCCTTTTCAGTTAACAATCAACAAACTGTTATCAAACATCTCATCAATGAAATTGATATAGATAGTTATGTTTGTAAAGGATTAAATGGTACAAAAGAACTGTTGAAAGCAATTGAACTTATTCAAGAAGATGAAAAATATTTGTGTCCAATTTCAAGTGCAACCTTACATCAAAAAAATGTTTTTCAATTAGATGATTATGAAAAACAATTACTTCAGTTAGTGGCTCGCGGTCTAAAACAAGATGAGATCGCAGTATATTTTCAATCAAAAGGTATTTCACCTAACAGCCGACGTTCGGTTGAAGATCGTTTAAGTAGACTTCGTGATAATTTCAATGCTAGTACAACTTCACAATTGATTTATCTAGCGCAAAGCTTAGACCTTATCTAA